The following are encoded together in the Pseudoalteromonas shioyasakiensis genome:
- the glnS gene encoding glutamine--tRNA ligase: protein MAEIENRPSNFIRTRIDEDLASGKHAATHTRFPPEPNGFLHIGHAKSICLNFGIAQDYQGLCNLRFDDTNPEKEDINYVNSIKEDVQWLGFQWDGEIKYSSNYFDALYGYAVELIEKGLAYVCFLSPDQAREYRGTLKEPGKNSPYRDTPVEENLALFEKMRNGEFKEGECVLRAKIDMASSFMVLRDPIIYRVRFAHHHQTGDKWCIYPMYDFTHCISDALEDITHSLCTLEFQDNRRLYDWVLDNISLECHPQQIEFSRLNLEYTIMSKRKLNDLVVNGHVEGWDDPRMPTIAGLRRRGYTPASVREFCSRIGITKQENMVEMGMLEACIREDLNEHAPRAMAVLDPVKIVIENYDADKVETLSVANHPNKEEMGRRDVPFTREIYIEREDFREEANNKFKRLVLDKEVRLRGAYVIKAERVEKDENGEITTIFCSYDPETLGKNPSDGRKVKGVIHWVSASESITAEVRLYDRLFNVPNPAAAEDFNATLNPESLVVLENAKVEPSLANAQAEQGFQFERTGYFCRDSKAETLVFNQTVGLRDSWAKIEQKG from the coding sequence GGTAAGCATGCGGCTACACACACGCGTTTTCCACCAGAACCAAACGGTTTTTTACACATTGGTCATGCAAAGTCTATTTGTTTGAATTTTGGTATCGCCCAAGATTATCAAGGTCTTTGTAACTTACGTTTTGATGATACGAATCCAGAAAAAGAAGACATTAACTACGTAAATTCGATTAAAGAAGATGTGCAGTGGCTAGGTTTCCAGTGGGATGGTGAAATTAAATATTCATCTAACTATTTCGATGCGTTATATGGCTATGCTGTTGAGCTTATCGAAAAAGGCCTAGCATATGTGTGTTTCTTATCGCCAGATCAAGCCCGTGAATACCGTGGCACTTTAAAAGAGCCAGGTAAAAACAGCCCATACCGTGATACGCCAGTTGAAGAAAACCTAGCGTTATTTGAAAAAATGCGTAATGGCGAATTCAAAGAAGGTGAGTGTGTACTGCGTGCTAAAATCGATATGGCAAGCTCATTCATGGTACTGCGTGATCCAATTATTTACCGTGTACGTTTTGCTCATCACCACCAAACAGGTGACAAGTGGTGCATTTACCCAATGTACGACTTCACGCACTGTATTTCAGATGCGCTAGAAGACATTACACATTCATTATGTACGCTTGAGTTCCAAGATAACCGTCGTTTATACGATTGGGTATTAGATAACATCAGCCTTGAGTGTCATCCGCAACAAATCGAGTTCTCACGATTAAATCTTGAGTACACCATTATGTCTAAGCGTAAATTAAACGACTTAGTGGTTAATGGTCATGTTGAAGGCTGGGACGACCCGCGTATGCCAACGATTGCTGGTCTACGTCGTCGTGGTTATACACCGGCATCAGTGCGTGAGTTTTGTTCTCGTATCGGTATCACTAAACAAGAGAACATGGTTGAAATGGGTATGCTAGAAGCATGTATCCGTGAAGATCTAAATGAGCATGCACCGCGTGCAATGGCTGTTCTTGATCCTGTGAAGATTGTTATCGAAAACTATGACGCAGATAAAGTAGAGACGTTATCTGTGGCTAATCACCCGAATAAAGAAGAGATGGGTCGCCGTGACGTACCTTTCACTCGTGAGATTTATATTGAGCGTGAAGACTTCCGTGAAGAAGCAAATAACAAGTTTAAGCGTTTAGTTCTTGATAAAGAAGTGCGTTTACGTGGTGCGTATGTCATTAAAGCTGAGCGCGTTGAAAAAGACGAAAACGGCGAAATTACTACTATTTTCTGCTCTTACGATCCTGAAACTCTAGGTAAAAACCCAAGTGATGGTCGTAAGGTTAAAGGTGTAATTCACTGGGTATCAGCAAGTGAATCTATCACAGCTGAAGTTCGTTTATACGACCGTTTATTTAACGTACCAAACCCAGCTGCAGCAGAAGACTTTAACGCAACACTAAACCCTGAATCACTCGTGGTCCTTGAAAATGCGAAAGTTGAGCCGTCACTTGCAAATGCACAAGCAGAGCAGGGCTTCCAGTTTGAACGTACAGGTTACTTCTGTCGTGATAGCAAAGCAGAAACATTAGTATTCAATCAGACTGTGGGTCTTCGTGATTCATGGGCGAAGATTGAACAAAAGGGCTAA
- a CDS encoding TonB-dependent receptor, protein MKQVSILSSAVAAALFSQSTMAAVITGQVLDKNQQPISNAEIHVHGKSQSVVTNKQGQFKIDVDNKGQLHISKNNFIDKRIAINGEDQNFVVTLTPTSVETVVVYASALHKNSLEMISPVNVLAGDELKDKAKPTLGETLKGLPGVNASYFGPVSSSPIIRGLDGPRVKITQNGLDSSDASRIGPDHATSNDSLAAEQIEVLRGPATLLYGSGAIGGVVNVVDNRIPTDNIDTLTGAAHYTHDTVSNTNTYAAKLETGNDGFNFHFDGTKRKGHDYDTPNFELPEEHEEHEEHEGEEHEEHETANSVENTFIDSQTVNFGTSYVGEHLTLGVSYGRIETDYGIPAHEHHHHAEHGEGEHHDEHEGEEEHEESVFAQLEQDRWQGYMSYALHDNWIENISLRVGYTDYKHAEIEDGAVGTVFTNKTTEARATVEHKLGLWHGMAGYHYTESDYDADGEEAFTPASVTKTNALFVLEERQFGDVTVELGARLEDYQIDSAVSMAEHHHDHEEEEEHHEEEAEIINYSEDFTNLSLSAGAIWQYQEGQSVALSVSRSERAPLSAELLSNGIHIATGTYELGLGYHIEDGEIHFEPEDIKQETATNFDLSFRRFIGDFGYTVNFFYNDIENYYYQQNTGLVFDEEHGLESAADADAMAVYQFTSKDAKLYGIEFDVHYQVTPSALVKVFGDSTTAKLKDDEGYLPRIPANKLGSELQYTVSDWKFSLTGTHYFEQSDVTAYETKTDGYTLFDASANYQLDLGPVDTQLYINVDNLTDELGFVHSSFIKEKAPLPGRNFSLGIRGYF, encoded by the coding sequence ATGAAACAAGTTTCAATTCTTTCTAGTGCTGTTGCCGCTGCGCTGTTTTCTCAATCAACAATGGCTGCTGTGATCACAGGTCAAGTATTAGATAAAAACCAACAACCTATCAGCAATGCTGAAATTCATGTACACGGTAAATCACAAAGCGTTGTCACAAACAAGCAAGGTCAGTTTAAAATTGATGTAGATAATAAAGGTCAGCTTCATATCAGTAAAAACAATTTCATCGATAAGCGTATTGCTATTAATGGTGAAGACCAAAATTTTGTTGTTACACTTACACCAACATCAGTTGAAACAGTTGTTGTTTATGCATCAGCGCTTCATAAAAATAGTCTTGAAATGATTTCGCCAGTGAATGTTTTAGCCGGTGATGAGCTAAAAGATAAAGCAAAACCGACATTAGGCGAAACACTAAAAGGTTTACCAGGCGTTAATGCAAGCTACTTTGGCCCTGTTTCATCTAGCCCTATTATTCGCGGTTTAGATGGTCCGCGTGTGAAGATCACCCAAAATGGTCTTGATAGCAGTGATGCATCTCGTATTGGCCCTGACCACGCAACATCAAATGACAGCCTAGCTGCAGAGCAAATTGAAGTACTTCGTGGCCCTGCTACCCTACTTTATGGCTCTGGCGCTATCGGTGGTGTGGTGAACGTTGTTGATAACCGTATTCCTACTGACAACATTGACACTTTAACTGGTGCTGCACACTACACACACGATACAGTATCAAATACCAACACCTATGCTGCAAAACTTGAAACCGGTAATGATGGTTTCAACTTCCATTTTGACGGTACAAAGCGTAAAGGTCACGATTACGACACACCAAACTTTGAGCTTCCTGAGGAACATGAAGAGCACGAGGAGCATGAAGGTGAAGAGCATGAAGAACACGAAACAGCTAACAGCGTAGAAAATACCTTTATTGATAGCCAAACCGTCAACTTCGGTACTAGTTATGTTGGTGAACACCTAACTCTTGGTGTGTCTTACGGTCGCATCGAAACTGATTACGGTATTCCTGCCCATGAACACCATCACCATGCAGAGCATGGAGAAGGTGAGCATCATGATGAACACGAAGGTGAAGAAGAGCATGAAGAATCAGTATTTGCACAGCTAGAGCAAGACCGCTGGCAAGGTTACATGAGCTATGCACTTCATGATAACTGGATTGAAAATATCTCACTACGCGTTGGCTACACAGACTACAAGCACGCTGAAATTGAAGATGGTGCAGTGGGCACCGTGTTTACAAACAAAACAACCGAAGCACGTGCAACCGTTGAGCACAAGTTAGGCCTTTGGCACGGTATGGCTGGTTATCACTACACTGAGTCTGACTATGATGCAGATGGTGAAGAAGCCTTTACGCCAGCAAGTGTTACTAAAACAAACGCGTTATTCGTTCTTGAAGAGCGCCAGTTTGGTGATGTGACCGTTGAGCTAGGTGCACGCCTTGAAGATTATCAAATCGATTCTGCTGTAAGCATGGCTGAGCATCATCATGATCATGAAGAGGAAGAAGAGCACCATGAAGAAGAAGCAGAAATCATCAACTACAGTGAAGATTTCACAAATCTAAGCTTATCTGCAGGTGCAATTTGGCAATATCAAGAAGGTCAAAGTGTTGCTCTGAGTGTATCACGTTCAGAACGTGCGCCGCTAAGTGCTGAATTATTATCAAACGGTATTCATATCGCAACAGGTACTTATGAGCTAGGCCTTGGTTATCATATTGAAGATGGCGAAATTCATTTTGAGCCAGAAGATATCAAGCAAGAAACTGCAACGAACTTTGATTTAAGTTTCCGTCGTTTTATTGGTGACTTTGGTTACACAGTTAACTTCTTCTATAACGACATTGAAAACTACTATTACCAGCAAAATACCGGGTTAGTTTTTGATGAAGAGCATGGCCTAGAATCAGCAGCTGATGCAGATGCAATGGCGGTTTACCAATTCACAAGTAAAGATGCGAAATTATACGGTATTGAATTTGACGTACATTATCAAGTGACGCCAAGTGCGCTAGTTAAAGTATTTGGTGATTCAACAACGGCTAAGCTAAAAGATGATGAAGGTTACTTACCGCGTATCCCTGCTAATAAACTGGGTTCTGAATTACAGTACACAGTGTCTGATTGGAAGTTTAGCCTAACCGGTACTCATTATTTTGAGCAGTCTGACGTTACTGCTTACGAGACAAAAACTGACGGTTATACCCTGTTTGATGCATCAGCTAACTACCAACTTGACCTAGGTCCTGTTGATACACAGCTTTATATCAATGTTGATAACTTAACCGATGAACTTGGTTTCGTACACAGTTCATTCATTAAAGAAAAAGCACCACTACCTGGTCGTAACTTTAGCTTGGGTATTCGCGGTTATTTCTAA
- a CDS encoding YaeQ family protein, with protein MSDKNRVFKANFTIADLREHRNHKEVFTTACDRRESYQHFVLKLLSYCLFSHNETAILNTRFNHAEPDVSIKALDDHYQTWLAVDQPDILQLNKIAKRVDELWVVTTLNNDWLKENEHQLELINNGHLIAFDDNFIDQLASHLTKNLQWDVTIDQQMVSVSDKENFYQTSELVWH; from the coding sequence ATGTCTGATAAAAATAGGGTATTTAAAGCAAATTTTACCATTGCTGATTTAAGAGAGCACCGCAATCACAAAGAAGTGTTCACCACTGCTTGTGACCGTCGTGAAAGCTATCAACATTTTGTCCTCAAGCTTTTAAGTTATTGCTTATTTTCACACAATGAAACAGCGATATTGAATACAAGGTTTAATCATGCTGAACCGGATGTGTCAATAAAAGCGCTTGATGACCATTATCAAACTTGGCTTGCTGTTGACCAACCGGATATCTTACAACTCAACAAAATCGCAAAGCGGGTTGATGAACTATGGGTCGTGACAACCTTAAATAACGATTGGCTTAAAGAAAATGAACACCAATTAGAGCTTATCAATAATGGTCATTTAATTGCGTTTGATGACAACTTCATTGACCAGTTAGCGAGTCATCTCACTAAAAATCTACAGTGGGATGTTACGATTGATCAGCAAATGGTGAGTGTGTCAGATAAAGAAAACTTCTACCAAACGAGCGAGCTTGTTTGGCATTAA
- the yfaE gene encoding class I ribonucleotide reductase maintenance protein YfaE: protein MSENTTAEVILAGTDSQNLEFDSGCSSLLECLEQNKIDVPYQCREGYCGACRAKLVEGDVSYNQEPLAFVRTGEVLLCCSKPNGKVKIEL, encoded by the coding sequence ATGAGCGAAAACACCACTGCAGAGGTTATCCTTGCAGGAACAGACAGCCAGAATTTAGAATTTGATTCTGGCTGTTCATCTCTCCTTGAATGCCTAGAACAAAACAAAATAGATGTCCCCTACCAATGCCGTGAAGGTTATTGTGGCGCATGCCGCGCAAAGTTAGTTGAAGGTGATGTGAGCTACAATCAAGAACCACTTGCGTTCGTTAGAACTGGCGAAGTATTACTGTGTTGTAGTAAACCAAATGGTAAGGTAAAAATTGAGCTTTAA
- the nrdB gene encoding class Ia ribonucleoside-diphosphate reductase subunit beta: MSYTTFSRNHNNQLQEPMFFGQTVNVSRYDQQKYPIFEKLIEKQLSFFWRPEEVDVSKDRLDFQALPEHEKHIFLSNLKYQTLLDSVQGRSPNVALLPIVSIPELETWIETWAFSETIHSRSYTHIIRNVTQSPELIFDDIVSNEKISERADAVTKYYDDLINMISVYNLYGEGKHVINGEEVKVSLFDLKKQLYLAMMSVNILEAIRFYVSFACSFAFAERELMEGNAKIIKLIARDEALHLSGTQHILNIMQEGKDDPEMAIVAAQCREEAIQMFVEAAEQEKDWAEYLFKDGSMIGLNKDILCQYVEYITNARMTAVGLPAQFESKSNPIPWINSWLVSDNVQVAPQEAEISSYLVGQIDSQVDASDFGDFDL; this comes from the coding sequence ATGTCATATACAACTTTTAGCCGAAATCATAATAACCAATTACAAGAACCGATGTTTTTCGGCCAAACGGTAAACGTGTCACGTTACGACCAACAAAAGTACCCTATCTTCGAGAAGCTAATCGAAAAGCAACTTTCGTTCTTTTGGCGTCCTGAAGAAGTTGATGTAAGTAAAGACCGTCTTGACTTCCAAGCGTTACCAGAGCACGAAAAGCACATCTTTTTAAGTAACTTAAAATATCAAACGCTACTTGATAGTGTGCAAGGTCGTTCACCTAACGTTGCGTTACTACCTATTGTGTCTATTCCTGAGTTAGAAACTTGGATTGAAACATGGGCGTTCAGTGAAACCATTCACAGCCGTTCATACACGCACATTATTCGTAACGTTACGCAATCTCCTGAGCTTATCTTTGACGATATCGTAAGCAACGAAAAAATCAGTGAGCGTGCTGATGCGGTAACTAAGTACTACGATGATTTAATCAATATGATTTCTGTTTACAACCTGTATGGTGAAGGTAAACATGTGATCAACGGTGAAGAAGTTAAAGTCAGCTTATTTGACCTTAAAAAGCAACTTTACTTAGCAATGATGTCGGTTAACATCCTAGAAGCAATTCGTTTCTATGTAAGCTTTGCTTGTTCATTTGCTTTCGCTGAGCGTGAATTAATGGAAGGTAATGCAAAAATCATCAAGCTAATCGCCCGTGATGAAGCGCTACACTTATCTGGCACACAGCACATTTTGAACATTATGCAAGAAGGTAAAGACGACCCAGAAATGGCAATCGTTGCAGCACAATGTCGCGAAGAAGCAATTCAGATGTTTGTTGAAGCAGCTGAACAAGAAAAAGATTGGGCAGAATACCTGTTCAAAGATGGCTCTATGATTGGTCTTAACAAAGATATCTTATGCCAATACGTTGAATACATTACTAATGCACGTATGACTGCGGTAGGCCTACCTGCACAGTTCGAGAGTAAAAGTAACCCTATTCCGTGGATCAACTCTTGGTTAGTATCAGACAACGTTCAAGTTGCCCCACAAGAAGCTGAAATCAGCTCTTACCTTGTTGGTCAAATTGACTCTCAAGTTGATGCATCTGACTTTGGTGACTTCGACCTGTAA
- the nrdA gene encoding class 1a ribonucleoside-diphosphate reductase subunit alpha, whose protein sequence is MNQQLSVSKRDGRKESLDLDKIHRVIAWAAEGLDNVSVSQVELKSHIQFYDGIRTDDIHETIIKAAADQISKDTPDYQYLAARLAVFHLRKKAYGQFEPPRLYDHITKLVEDKRYDQHLLVDYTEQEIDELDAYIDHNRDLNFSYAAVKQLEGKYLVQNRVTGEIYESAQFLYILVAASLFSDYPKETRLDYIKRFYDAVSTFKISLPTPIMAGVRTPTRQFSSCVLIECGDSLDSINATSSAIVKYVSQRAGIGINAGRIRALGSPIRNGEAYHTGCIPFYKHFQTAVKSCSQGGVRGGAATLFYPLWHLEVENLLVLKNNRGVEDNRVRHLDYGVQFNKLMYSRLIKDDYITLFSPSDVPGLYDAFFEDQAKFDELYIKYEQDESIRKKRIKAIELFSMFAQERASTGRIYLQNVDHCNTHSPFISTVAPIRQSNLCLEIALPTKPLSNVMDEEGEIALCTLSAFNLGAIESLDELEELAELAVRALDNLLDFQDYPVPAAKNATMGRRTLGIGVINYAYYLAKNGKRYSDGSANALTHKTFEAIQYYLMKASNELAKERGACPKFNETTYSQGIMPTDTYKRDLDQFCDEPLHLDWDSLRESIKEHGMRNSTLSALMPSETSSQISNATNGIEPPRGHISVKASKDGILKQVVPDYENLKDNYELLWDIPSNDGYLQLVGIMQKFVDQTISANTNYDPSKYEGGKVPMKVLLKDLLTAYKLGVKTLYYHNTRDGASDSQDELTPEVEDDGCAGGACKI, encoded by the coding sequence ATGAACCAACAGCTATCTGTAAGCAAACGTGACGGCCGTAAAGAGTCACTTGATCTAGATAAGATCCATCGCGTGATCGCTTGGGCCGCAGAAGGTCTTGATAATGTGTCTGTCTCACAAGTTGAATTAAAGTCACATATTCAATTTTATGACGGCATTCGTACCGATGACATTCATGAAACAATCATCAAAGCTGCAGCTGATCAGATCTCTAAAGATACGCCTGATTACCAATACCTAGCTGCTCGCTTAGCTGTATTCCATTTACGTAAAAAAGCCTACGGTCAATTTGAGCCACCACGCTTATACGATCACATCACGAAGTTAGTTGAAGACAAGCGTTATGATCAACACCTACTTGTTGATTATACCGAGCAAGAAATTGATGAGTTAGATGCTTATATCGATCACAACCGTGACTTAAACTTCAGCTACGCTGCTGTAAAGCAACTTGAAGGTAAGTATTTAGTTCAAAACCGTGTTACTGGTGAAATCTACGAAAGTGCACAGTTTTTATATATCTTAGTTGCTGCAAGCTTATTCTCTGATTATCCAAAAGAGACACGCCTTGATTACATCAAGCGTTTTTATGATGCAGTTTCTACATTCAAAATTTCATTACCTACACCTATCATGGCAGGTGTACGTACCCCTACACGTCAGTTCAGCTCATGTGTACTTATTGAATGTGGTGATAGCCTAGATTCTATTAATGCGACATCGTCTGCGATTGTTAAATATGTTTCGCAACGTGCGGGTATTGGTATTAATGCCGGTCGCATCCGTGCCCTTGGTAGCCCAATTCGTAACGGCGAAGCGTACCACACAGGTTGTATTCCTTTTTATAAACACTTCCAAACTGCTGTTAAGAGCTGTTCACAAGGTGGTGTTCGTGGCGGCGCAGCAACGTTGTTCTACCCACTTTGGCACTTAGAAGTTGAAAACCTACTTGTTCTTAAAAACAACCGTGGTGTTGAAGACAACCGTGTACGTCACCTTGACTACGGTGTGCAGTTCAACAAATTAATGTATAGCCGTTTAATCAAAGACGATTACATCACATTATTTAGCCCATCAGATGTACCGGGTCTATACGATGCCTTCTTTGAAGATCAAGCGAAGTTTGATGAGCTATACATCAAATACGAGCAAGACGAGTCAATTCGCAAAAAACGTATTAAGGCGATTGAGTTATTCTCAATGTTTGCACAAGAGCGTGCCAGCACAGGCCGTATCTACTTACAAAACGTTGACCACTGTAATACGCACAGCCCGTTCATCTCGACTGTGGCACCAATTCGCCAATCTAACTTATGTTTAGAAATTGCATTACCAACTAAGCCACTTAGCAATGTAATGGATGAAGAAGGTGAAATTGCACTTTGTACGCTGTCGGCGTTTAACTTAGGTGCAATTGAGTCACTTGACGAATTAGAAGAGCTTGCTGAACTTGCAGTACGTGCCCTTGATAACTTACTTGATTTCCAAGACTACCCTGTTCCTGCGGCTAAAAACGCGACTATGGGTCGTCGTACGCTAGGTATTGGTGTTATTAACTACGCGTATTACTTAGCGAAAAATGGTAAGCGCTATTCAGATGGCAGCGCAAATGCCCTAACTCACAAGACATTTGAAGCAATTCAATATTATCTAATGAAAGCATCAAATGAGTTAGCTAAAGAACGTGGTGCGTGTCCTAAATTTAACGAGACAACGTATTCTCAAGGCATTATGCCAACAGATACTTACAAACGTGACCTAGATCAGTTCTGTGATGAGCCTCTTCATTTAGATTGGGATTCATTACGCGAAAGCATTAAAGAGCACGGTATGCGTAACTCTACGCTATCTGCCCTTATGCCTTCAGAGACATCATCGCAAATCTCTAACGCAACAAATGGTATTGAACCACCACGTGGTCATATCAGCGTTAAAGCAAGTAAAGATGGTATCTTAAAGCAAGTAGTGCCAGATTATGAAAATCTGAAAGATAACTATGAGCTACTGTGGGATATTCCTTCAAACGATGGTTATCTACAACTGGTTGGTATTATGCAAAAATTCGTTGACCAAACGATCTCTGCAAACACTAACTATGATCCATCTAAGTACGAAGGCGGTAAAGTACCTATGAAGGTGCTCTTAAAAGACCTACTGACTGCGTACAAACTTGGTGTTAAAACCCTGTACTATCACAACACACGTGATGGTGCATCAGACTCTCAAGATGAGTTAACACCAGAGGTAGAAGATGACGGTTGTGCAGGCGGCGCTTGTAAAATCTAA
- a CDS encoding HAD family hydrolase — translation MSGVQTPSIDFDAFIFDLDGTLLDTADDLGGALNRVLADANVAPVAEHIYRPAASNGANALLEVGFGDKWPELEQLALRQQLLDYYAEDIAVHSKCFNGIEQLLIALEQNNIKWGIMTNKPGFLTEPLVQAIPSLRDAKAVVSGDTLAVSKPSPDPLLHTAEILEVDPSRCLYIGDAERDIQAAKAANMYSATALWGYIPSVDAALGWQADFNWQTPIDGFNHI, via the coding sequence ATGAGTGGTGTGCAAACACCCTCTATCGATTTTGATGCGTTTATCTTTGATTTAGATGGCACACTACTCGATACCGCGGATGACTTAGGTGGTGCATTAAACCGCGTATTAGCAGATGCCAATGTGGCGCCTGTTGCTGAGCATATTTATCGCCCTGCTGCGTCTAACGGTGCAAATGCATTATTAGAAGTAGGGTTTGGGGATAAATGGCCCGAACTTGAACAACTCGCCTTGCGCCAACAGCTTCTTGACTACTACGCCGAAGATATTGCTGTGCACAGTAAATGCTTCAACGGCATCGAACAGCTTTTAATTGCACTTGAGCAAAACAATATTAAGTGGGGCATTATGACTAATAAGCCAGGCTTTTTAACTGAGCCCTTAGTGCAAGCTATTCCCTCTTTGCGTGATGCAAAGGCAGTTGTCAGTGGCGATACATTAGCTGTGTCAAAACCATCACCGGATCCACTGTTACACACCGCTGAGATCTTAGAGGTTGATCCGAGCCGTTGTTTGTATATCGGTGATGCTGAGCGTGATATTCAAGCTGCAAAAGCAGCCAACATGTATAGCGCAACAGCGTTATGGGGTTACATACCGAGTGTGGACGCTGCACTTGGCTGGCAAGCGGATTTCAATTGGCAAACACCAATTGACGGCTTTAACCATATATAG
- the ubiG gene encoding bifunctional 2-polyprenyl-6-hydroxyphenol methylase/3-demethylubiquinol 3-O-methyltransferase UbiG, translating to MTEHQNVDNAEIAKFEAIAERWWDRDGEFKPLHEINPLRLDFVADKVGGLFDKETLDVGCGGGILSESMARMGAKVTGIDMGQEPLTVAKLHSLETGVPVDYIKVPAEQFAAEHPARFDVVTCMEMLEHVPDPASIIRAVAELAKPGADVFFSTLNKTPKAYLFAIVGAEKLLKMVPEGTHDHKKFIKPAQLIAWAEEAGLKVRASTGLHYNPFSKQYNLNDDVSVNYILHFEKLA from the coding sequence ATGACCGAGCATCAAAATGTAGATAATGCAGAAATTGCAAAGTTTGAAGCCATCGCAGAACGTTGGTGGGACCGCGACGGAGAGTTCAAACCCCTTCATGAAATAAATCCTCTGCGTTTGGATTTTGTCGCTGATAAAGTAGGCGGCTTATTTGATAAGGAAACCTTAGATGTTGGCTGTGGTGGCGGCATCTTAAGTGAAAGTATGGCGCGTATGGGCGCTAAAGTAACCGGCATCGATATGGGCCAAGAGCCACTCACCGTTGCTAAGTTACATAGTTTAGAAACAGGCGTGCCTGTTGATTATATAAAAGTACCTGCAGAGCAATTCGCTGCTGAGCACCCTGCTCGCTTTGATGTTGTAACTTGTATGGAAATGCTTGAGCATGTTCCAGACCCTGCTTCTATTATTCGTGCTGTAGCAGAACTTGCTAAACCAGGCGCAGATGTGTTCTTTTCAACATTAAATAAAACACCAAAAGCCTACTTGTTTGCTATTGTCGGTGCTGAAAAGCTTTTGAAGATGGTGCCTGAAGGTACGCATGACCATAAAAAGTTTATCAAACCTGCGCAGCTTATTGCATGGGCAGAAGAAGCAGGATTAAAAGTACGCGCCAGTACCGGCCTTCACTATAACCCGTTTTCTAAGCAGTACAACTTAAATGATGATGTAAGTGTTAATTACATCCTGCACTTTGAGAAACTAGCCTAA